From one Streptomyces sp. N50 genomic stretch:
- a CDS encoding glycoside hydrolase family 12 protein, with protein MATRKQGRVLTAVLAPALALGATVALASAPASAAVWSSCDQWGTTTLNGYTLYNDIWGSGAGSQCIWANSGTNWGVNANHPNTGGIKAYPNAKKVINKSITSLGSLSSSYNVSVPSSGAYNTSYDIWDTNYDYEIMLWMNKTGAVGPLGTSQGTLTLGGHTWTVYKGNNGANDVFSFVRTSNSSSGTVNVLSILKWIKDTKGWFGNVTIGDLQFGFEITSSSGGLDFTTNSESVTSS; from the coding sequence ATGGCAACACGCAAGCAGGGCCGCGTACTTACGGCCGTTCTCGCCCCCGCACTCGCGCTCGGAGCCACCGTCGCGCTCGCGTCGGCCCCCGCCTCCGCCGCCGTCTGGAGCTCCTGCGACCAGTGGGGCACCACGACTCTGAACGGCTACACGCTCTACAACGACATCTGGGGCTCCGGCGCCGGCAGCCAGTGCATCTGGGCCAACTCCGGTACCAACTGGGGCGTCAACGCCAACCACCCCAACACCGGTGGTATCAAGGCCTATCCGAACGCCAAGAAGGTGATCAACAAGTCGATCACCTCGCTCGGTTCGCTGTCCAGCAGCTACAACGTCTCGGTCCCGTCGTCCGGCGCGTACAACACGTCGTACGACATCTGGGACACCAACTACGACTACGAGATCATGCTCTGGATGAACAAGACCGGAGCCGTCGGCCCGCTCGGCACCTCGCAGGGCACCCTCACGCTGGGCGGTCACACCTGGACCGTCTACAAGGGCAACAACGGCGCCAACGACGTGTTCTCGTTCGTGCGCACCTCGAACTCCAGCTCCGGCACGGTCAACGTCCTGTCGATCCTCAAGTGGATCAAGGACACCAAGGGCTGGTTCGGCAACGTGACCATCGGGGACCTGCAGTTCGGGTTCGAGATCACGTCCTCGTCCGGCGGGCTCGACTTCACCACCAACAGCGAGAGCGTCACCAGTAGTTGA
- a CDS encoding TIM-barrel domain-containing protein, with the protein MNQHAEIQSEVSLAQSSPTIGTFRERDGALEWSGRQETLRIEPWGPDAVRVRARLGGPLLDGLPGALLDEAPATEASVKIEDGQGTLTVGDLTVEVDAEGLVRFLCTDDSSELLAEARAHFWWPGSRLYTAVGNGHHRLEQRFAAYEDEKLYGLGQHQHGKLDQKGLVLDLVQRNAEVGIPVLVSSRGYTLLWNNPAIGRVELAGNGTRWVADSARQIDYWITAGDPADGQRRYSAVTGRTPMLPKWAAGFWQCKLRYRTQAELLAVAREYKRRELPLSAIVCDFFHWTHLGDWKFDPAEWPDPAAMVRELDELGVKLVVSVWPSVSPLSENHSALEQRGYLIGTQYGPMAHADWPDKGVASTVQVAFYDATNPEARDFLWSKIRDNYLVPYGITAFWLDACEPELKPGFQENLRYWAGPGLEVGNLYPAENSRTFAEGLRAEGAGDDEVITLNRSAWAGSQRHGAALWSGDIGTDFPTLRRQIAAGLNTALSGIPWWNTDIGGFHGGDPDDPAYQEVMVRWFQFGALSPLMRLHGFRDPGMPLGPDMTGGPNEVWSYGDRALPILEKYLRLRERLKPYVLDVMRAAHTEGLPVMRPLFLEFPGDPATWSVDDAYLFGPDLLVAPVLTAGATVRTAYLPAGAWWTDAWTGETYEGGTAVTVDAPLDRIPLFLRDGAALPVTE; encoded by the coding sequence GTGAATCAGCATGCCGAAATCCAGTCCGAGGTCAGCCTCGCGCAGTCCTCCCCCACCATCGGAACGTTCCGTGAGCGGGACGGCGCGCTGGAGTGGAGCGGCCGTCAGGAGACCCTGCGGATCGAACCGTGGGGGCCGGACGCGGTACGGGTCAGGGCCCGGCTCGGCGGCCCACTGCTCGACGGGCTGCCGGGCGCGCTCCTGGACGAGGCACCGGCCACCGAGGCGAGCGTCAAGATCGAGGACGGTCAAGGGACCCTGACCGTCGGCGACTTGACCGTCGAGGTCGACGCCGAGGGCCTGGTCCGCTTCCTGTGCACCGACGACTCCAGCGAGCTCCTCGCCGAGGCCCGCGCCCACTTCTGGTGGCCCGGCTCGCGCCTCTACACGGCGGTCGGCAACGGCCATCACCGCCTGGAGCAGCGCTTCGCCGCGTACGAGGACGAGAAGCTGTACGGCCTCGGACAGCACCAGCACGGGAAGTTGGACCAGAAGGGGCTGGTCCTCGACCTGGTGCAGCGCAACGCCGAGGTCGGCATCCCGGTGCTCGTCTCCAGCCGGGGCTACACCCTGCTGTGGAACAACCCGGCGATCGGCCGCGTGGAGCTGGCCGGCAACGGCACGCGCTGGGTGGCGGATTCGGCCCGGCAGATCGACTACTGGATCACCGCGGGCGACCCGGCCGACGGCCAGCGCCGCTACAGCGCGGTGACGGGCCGTACGCCGATGCTCCCCAAGTGGGCGGCGGGCTTCTGGCAGTGCAAGCTGCGCTACCGCACCCAGGCCGAACTCCTCGCCGTGGCACGGGAGTACAAGCGCCGCGAACTCCCCCTCTCCGCGATCGTCTGCGACTTCTTCCACTGGACGCACCTCGGCGACTGGAAGTTCGACCCGGCCGAGTGGCCCGACCCGGCGGCCATGGTCCGCGAACTCGACGAGCTGGGCGTGAAGTTGGTGGTGAGCGTCTGGCCGTCGGTGTCACCCCTGAGCGAGAACCACTCCGCCCTGGAACAGCGCGGCTACCTCATCGGCACCCAGTACGGCCCGATGGCCCACGCCGACTGGCCGGACAAGGGGGTCGCGTCGACGGTCCAGGTGGCGTTCTACGACGCGACGAACCCCGAGGCCCGAGACTTCCTGTGGTCGAAGATCCGCGACAACTACCTTGTGCCGTACGGCATTACGGCCTTCTGGCTGGACGCCTGCGAGCCCGAGCTGAAGCCGGGCTTCCAGGAGAACCTGCGGTACTGGGCGGGCCCGGGACTGGAGGTCGGCAACCTCTACCCGGCCGAGAACTCCCGTACGTTCGCGGAGGGGTTGCGCGCCGAAGGCGCCGGCGACGACGAGGTCATCACCCTCAACCGCTCGGCGTGGGCGGGCAGTCAGCGCCACGGCGCCGCGCTCTGGTCGGGTGACATCGGCACCGACTTCCCGACACTGCGCCGCCAGATCGCCGCGGGCCTCAACACCGCGCTGTCCGGCATCCCTTGGTGGAACACGGACATCGGCGGCTTCCACGGCGGCGACCCGGACGACCCGGCGTACCAGGAAGTCATGGTCCGCTGGTTCCAGTTCGGCGCGCTGTCCCCGCTGATGCGGCTGCACGGCTTCCGCGACCCGGGCATGCCGCTCGGCCCCGACATGACCGGCGGCCCCAACGAGGTCTGGTCGTACGGCGATCGGGCCCTGCCGATCCTGGAGAAGTACCTGCGGCTGCGCGAGCGACTGAAGCCGTACGTCCTCGACGTGATGCGCGCCGCGCACACGGAGGGGCTGCCGGTGATGCGGCCGCTGTTCCTCGAATTCCCCGGGGACCCGGCGACCTGGTCGGTCGACGACGCGTATCTCTTCGGCCCGGACCTGCTGGTCGCGCCGGTGCTGACGGCGGGCGCCACGGTCCGTACGGCGTACCTCCCGGCGGGCGCGTGGTGGACGGACGCGTGGACGGGCGAGACGTACGAGGGCGGTACGGCGGTCACGGTCGACGCGCCGCTGGACCGGATTCCGCTGTTCCTGCGGGACGGGGCGGCGTTGCCGGTGACGGAGTAG
- a CDS encoding LacI family DNA-binding transcriptional regulator: MVTLAEVAQHAGVSASTVSYVLSGKRSISGATRQRVEQSIRELGYHPNAGARALASSRSNIIALMVPLRTDMYVPVMMEIAIAVATTARLHGYDVLLLTGEEGPDAVRRVTGSGLADAMILMDVELDDERLPLLRGTDQPSVLIGLPADTTGLTCVDLDFGATGALCVEHLAKLGHHDIAVIGEAPAVYERHTGFAERTLDGLRSRARELGLRVLHRPCEGGYDAMTTTLARIFDERPGTTGFVVQNESAVEPLLALLRQQGRAVPEDVSVVAVCPDQVATQASVRLTSVAIPAQEMGRYAVEHLVAKLDGHGSDEVVLITPELTMRASTGPAPSAS; this comes from the coding sequence ATGGTCACCCTCGCCGAGGTCGCCCAGCACGCCGGAGTCTCGGCGAGCACGGTGAGCTATGTCCTCAGCGGCAAGCGGTCCATCTCCGGAGCCACCCGGCAGCGGGTCGAGCAGAGCATCCGCGAGCTGGGCTACCACCCGAACGCGGGCGCCCGCGCCCTCGCCAGCAGCAGGTCGAACATCATCGCGCTGATGGTGCCGCTGCGCACCGACATGTACGTGCCGGTGATGATGGAGATCGCCATCGCCGTGGCGACCACCGCCCGCCTGCACGGCTACGACGTGCTGCTGCTCACCGGCGAGGAGGGTCCCGACGCGGTGCGCCGGGTCACCGGCAGCGGCCTCGCCGACGCGATGATCCTGATGGACGTCGAACTCGACGACGAGCGGCTGCCGTTGCTGCGCGGCACCGACCAACCCTCGGTACTCATCGGCCTCCCCGCCGACACCACCGGACTGACCTGCGTCGACCTCGACTTCGGGGCGACCGGCGCGCTGTGCGTGGAACACCTCGCCAAGCTCGGCCACCACGACATCGCTGTCATCGGCGAGGCCCCCGCGGTCTACGAGCGGCACACCGGTTTCGCCGAGCGCACCCTCGACGGACTCCGGTCCCGCGCACGGGAGTTGGGCCTGCGCGTGCTGCACCGGCCGTGCGAGGGCGGGTACGACGCGATGACGACGACCCTGGCCCGGATCTTCGACGAGCGCCCCGGCACCACGGGCTTCGTCGTGCAGAACGAGTCGGCGGTCGAGCCGCTGCTCGCCCTGCTGCGCCAGCAGGGCCGGGCCGTGCCGGAGGACGTGTCGGTGGTCGCGGTCTGCCCCGACCAGGTCGCCACCCAGGCCTCGGTGCGGCTGACGTCCGTCGCCATCCCCGCGCAGGAGATGGGCCGTTACGCCGTGGAGCACCTGGTGGCCAAGCTGGACGGCCACGGCAGCGACGAAGTCGTGCTGATCACACCGGAGTTGACGATGCGGGCGAGCACGGGACCGGCACCGTCGGCTTCTTGA